In Spirosoma aureum, a single genomic region encodes these proteins:
- a CDS encoding glycoside hydrolase family 43 protein, with product MRTCQTYARSLSSRSHPQPTYLLLKRYFSWIIYTLFLVSLQQHALAQRTFTNPIKPSGPDPWVLQKDGWYYYMNTTGNNLTLWRTHNMADLATAEKKVVYTPPAGKPYSKELWAPEIHSFNGRWYIYFSADSLNNLSHRVWVIENASTDPMQGEWVMKGKIGDKADHWEIDMSVIDYKGQLYATWSGWEGPKNGRQDIYLARLKNPWTIDGDRVKVSQPDQPWEMHGDVPQEWQKNGEVPKIYVNEGPEFLSHNNNLFIVYSANACWLDYCLGLLTYSGNGDLLDPANWTKSKSPVFTQAPENGVWAPGHGGFFRSADGKQDWMIYHANPSATDGCGNKRAPHIQPFTWNADGSPSFGKPVANVPIPVPAEK from the coding sequence ATGCGAACCTGTCAAACCTACGCGCGGTCGCTCAGTAGCCGATCACATCCTCAACCAACCTATCTTTTACTGAAAAGATACTTTTCCTGGATTATTTACACGCTTTTCCTGGTTAGTTTGCAGCAGCACGCTCTAGCTCAGCGTACGTTTACAAACCCCATAAAACCTTCTGGCCCCGATCCGTGGGTGCTGCAAAAGGACGGCTGGTATTATTACATGAATACTACCGGCAACAATCTGACGCTCTGGCGAACGCATAACATGGCCGACCTGGCCACTGCTGAGAAGAAAGTCGTTTATACTCCTCCCGCCGGGAAGCCTTACTCAAAGGAATTGTGGGCACCCGAAATTCACTCATTCAACGGTCGCTGGTACATCTATTTCTCGGCCGATTCGCTCAACAACCTGTCGCACCGGGTTTGGGTGATCGAGAATGCATCAACCGATCCGATGCAGGGCGAATGGGTCATGAAAGGAAAAATCGGCGACAAAGCTGACCATTGGGAGATAGATATGTCGGTCATTGACTACAAAGGTCAGCTCTACGCGACCTGGTCGGGCTGGGAGGGACCTAAAAACGGGCGGCAGGATATTTACCTGGCCCGACTCAAGAATCCCTGGACAATTGACGGTGACCGGGTTAAAGTTTCGCAGCCCGATCAGCCGTGGGAGATGCATGGCGATGTGCCGCAGGAGTGGCAGAAAAATGGCGAAGTACCCAAAATTTACGTGAATGAAGGGCCAGAGTTTTTAAGCCATAATAACAACCTATTCATCGTGTATTCGGCCAATGCCTGCTGGCTCGACTATTGCCTTGGCCTTCTGACCTATAGCGGCAACGGTGATTTGCTGGACCCGGCGAACTGGACCAAAAGTAAAAGTCCGGTGTTTACGCAGGCACCAGAGAATGGGGTTTGGGCACCCGGTCATGGCGGTTTTTTTCGCTCGGCCGATGGAAAGCAGGACTGGATGATCTATCACGCTAATCCGTCGGCTACCGACGGTTGCGGGAACAAACGCGCCCCGCATATTCAACCCTTTACCTGGAATGCCGATGGGTCACCCAGTTTTGGGAAGCCTGTTGCCAATGTGCCCATTCCAGTACCGGCAGAAAAATAA
- a CDS encoding aldose epimerase family protein, translated as MQKFLFLTTAAAILSLNACQKANKNEQKAADSIAVATGDTTAMIDAKLPDPASFAGEADGKKASLYILKNKTIQVAISDYGARIVGLLVPDKNGKVTDVAPGFLTVAAYEKPDGAFFGPVVGRFGNRIAKGKFTLDGKAYTLALNNNGNTLHGGPSGFHSHVWDTKQVDDKTLEMTYVSKDGEGGFPGTVTTSVTYSLTDDNALKLVYSAKTDKATPYNPTSHGFFNLNGEGSGTINDHLVMINADKYSAVDKGLIPQGEPVSVAGTPFDFRKPTTIAARVDEKNEQLSFGGGYDHNWVLNKPKAGELTSAAEVIGDKSGIKMQVLTTEPALQFYGGNFFKGTDIGKYGKPIVYRGAFAMETQHYPDSPNHPTYPNTILKPGQTYSQTTEYRFSTVK; from the coding sequence ATGCAGAAATTCCTTTTTCTTACGACAGCCGCAGCTATTCTCAGTCTGAATGCCTGTCAGAAAGCCAACAAGAACGAACAAAAAGCGGCAGATTCTATCGCTGTAGCTACTGGTGATACTACCGCCATGATTGATGCTAAACTCCCTGACCCAGCTTCGTTTGCCGGTGAGGCAGATGGCAAAAAAGCCAGCCTCTATATTCTAAAGAACAAAACGATTCAGGTCGCGATCTCCGATTACGGTGCCCGGATTGTTGGCTTGCTCGTACCAGACAAAAACGGGAAAGTAACCGACGTCGCTCCCGGTTTTCTGACCGTTGCTGCCTATGAAAAACCCGATGGGGCTTTCTTTGGCCCTGTTGTAGGCCGATTTGGGAACCGAATTGCCAAGGGTAAATTTACGCTCGATGGCAAGGCATATACACTAGCCCTCAATAACAATGGCAACACATTACATGGCGGTCCAAGCGGTTTTCATAGCCATGTCTGGGATACAAAACAGGTAGACGATAAAACCCTGGAAATGACGTATGTCTCGAAAGATGGAGAGGGTGGTTTTCCCGGAACGGTGACAACCAGCGTTACCTATTCGCTGACCGACGATAATGCACTGAAGCTGGTTTATTCGGCCAAAACAGACAAGGCAACTCCTTACAATCCAACGAGCCATGGTTTCTTCAACCTGAACGGCGAAGGTAGTGGCACGATCAATGATCATCTGGTGATGATCAATGCCGATAAATACTCGGCGGTCGACAAGGGGCTGATTCCACAGGGAGAGCCTGTTTCCGTTGCTGGAACACCCTTCGATTTCCGGAAGCCAACCACCATTGCCGCACGGGTCGATGAAAAAAACGAGCAACTGAGTTTTGGCGGAGGATATGACCATAACTGGGTATTGAACAAACCAAAAGCCGGTGAACTGACTTCAGCTGCCGAAGTGATTGGCGATAAATCGGGCATCAAGATGCAGGTGCTGACAACTGAACCAGCTTTACAGTTCTACGGAGGCAATTTCTTTAAAGGGACAGATATCGGTAAGTATGGCAAACCAATTGTCTATCGGGGTGCCTTTGCCATGGAAACACAGCACTATCCTGACTCACCCAATCACCCGACTTACCCTAACACCATTCTGAAGCCGGGACAGACCTACAGCCAGACGACCGAGTATCGATTTTCGACTGTAAAGTAG
- a CDS encoding cellulase family glycosylhydrolase, producing the protein MKRLLLILCLFSAAITYGQNAPGRWSAEKANAWYAKEPFLVGSNYAPANAINELEMFQADSFDPATIDKELAMAERIGMNTMRVFLHDLLWKDSAGFTKRLDQFLSLCAKHKIRPMLVLFDSCWDPFPKLGKQHEPVPGIHNSGWLQSPGAAALTDESQYPRLETYVKGVVGAFKNDKRILAWDVWNEPDNTNDNSYGKNNKKLEPANKVALVTKLLPRVFQWARSAGATQPLTSGVWIYRTPADWQNPAKWSPMEKIQFENSDIITFHQYSNPTELEKVIPALESFGRPVICTEYMARGVNSKFQTHLPIAKKAKVGMINWGFVAGKTQTFLPWDSWQKPYVNGREPAIWFHEVFKQDGTPVDPAEVAAIKQATGK; encoded by the coding sequence ATGAAGCGTTTATTGCTCATACTTTGTCTGTTTAGTGCTGCCATTACCTATGGGCAGAATGCACCCGGCCGATGGTCGGCCGAAAAGGCAAATGCCTGGTACGCCAAAGAACCCTTTCTGGTTGGGTCAAACTATGCACCGGCCAATGCTATCAATGAGCTTGAGATGTTTCAGGCCGACAGTTTCGATCCGGCAACGATCGATAAAGAACTGGCTATGGCCGAGCGTATTGGCATGAACACCATGCGTGTTTTTCTCCATGATTTGCTTTGGAAAGATTCTGCTGGCTTCACCAAACGACTGGATCAGTTCCTGAGTCTGTGCGCTAAACACAAGATCCGGCCAATGCTGGTATTGTTTGATTCCTGCTGGGACCCTTTTCCAAAATTGGGAAAACAGCATGAGCCGGTTCCGGGAATCCACAATTCGGGCTGGTTACAAAGTCCCGGCGCAGCTGCCCTGACCGACGAATCGCAATACCCACGACTGGAGACATACGTAAAAGGTGTAGTTGGCGCTTTTAAGAATGACAAGCGTATTCTGGCATGGGATGTCTGGAATGAGCCCGACAATACCAACGATAATAGTTATGGTAAGAACAACAAGAAGCTCGAACCGGCGAATAAAGTCGCACTGGTGACCAAACTGCTGCCTCGTGTATTTCAGTGGGCCCGGTCGGCCGGGGCAACGCAGCCACTAACATCAGGTGTCTGGATCTATCGTACACCCGCTGACTGGCAGAATCCGGCGAAATGGTCACCAATGGAGAAAATACAGTTTGAGAATTCGGATATCATTACGTTCCACCAATACTCAAATCCAACGGAACTCGAAAAAGTAATTCCGGCGCTAGAGTCGTTTGGCCGCCCTGTTATCTGTACGGAATACATGGCCCGTGGCGTTAATAGTAAGTTCCAGACTCATTTGCCCATTGCTAAAAAAGCCAAAGTGGGTATGATTAACTGGGGGTTTGTTGCGGGTAAAACACAAACGTTCCTGCCCTGGGATAGTTGGCAGAAACCATATGTCAATGGTCGCGAACCAGCCATCTGGTTTCATGAAGTATTCAAACAGGACGGCACTCCTGTTGATCCGGCCGAAGTGGCAGCCATCAAACAGGCAACGGGAAAATAG
- a CDS encoding DUF4331 domain-containing protein, translating into MRTFPLFRGQLRTKILSCALVLLATAGFASSHREAPLISNDPLADNTDVYAFKSPDDPNTITIIANYIPFQLPEGGPNYYNFGSNIRYEIHIKNKATTAGDDITYRFTFTNTNEDPTTFFNIRLGKQNLKTTYTCERSIDGGKTYMTIVSNGIVPPANIGPRSIDTPGLGLGSTYNDLIKNAIAPAKTGEQVFCGPADDPFFVDLAGAFDAGNFRPDGNKVNPPKDGLARYNVHSIALKIPVSILQKDGKSVSQAATILDPDYVIGVWASASRQMIKTLYAAGDVGYDGGWVQVSRLGMPLTNEAVIPVGMKDKWNSVTPYNGNDLQFAKYFTNPELALYMDDSQFGGAVPSLKALRIQSKSLGSFDFRNGKPGLFGLKGNAALDGTALAEAAFGSVLLPDAASPRAVDLLPIFYTGVPNLKPYQLATGKGGNPLAAGKPFIHNFLPTLGDMLRLNMAVPATPRNDPNFSSLGLVWAAVIGLTVPDFMNTNLQFIPNMDGFPNGRRLEDDVTTIELQAVSGVVLAAVGLWYDDFTPGPGANPVTPNLAKVLGFSAGVTKNDTTLKASFPYVQTPWRGLDYTKKNRF; encoded by the coding sequence ATGCGCACGTTTCCCTTGTTTAGGGGTCAGTTAAGGACTAAAATTCTTAGCTGTGCCTTAGTGCTGCTGGCAACTGCTGGTTTTGCCTCCAGCCACCGCGAAGCCCCGTTGATCTCGAACGATCCACTGGCTGACAATACTGACGTATATGCGTTCAAAAGCCCCGACGACCCGAATACCATCACGATCATTGCTAATTACATTCCTTTTCAGTTGCCCGAAGGCGGACCGAACTATTATAATTTCGGTTCCAATATTCGGTATGAGATCCACATTAAAAACAAAGCAACCACAGCCGGTGACGATATTACCTATCGGTTTACCTTTACCAATACGAACGAAGACCCGACTACGTTCTTCAACATTCGGCTGGGGAAGCAAAACTTAAAAACAACCTACACCTGCGAACGAAGTATCGATGGTGGTAAGACGTATATGACCATCGTTAGCAATGGCATTGTTCCACCAGCTAATATTGGGCCTCGTTCTATCGATACGCCGGGTTTAGGATTGGGTTCTACCTACAACGATTTGATCAAGAATGCAATCGCTCCAGCGAAGACCGGTGAGCAGGTCTTTTGTGGTCCTGCCGATGATCCGTTCTTTGTCGATCTGGCGGGTGCGTTTGATGCGGGCAACTTTCGTCCTGACGGTAACAAAGTTAACCCACCCAAAGATGGGCTGGCTCGCTATAACGTTCATAGCATTGCCCTTAAAATTCCAGTAAGCATTCTACAGAAAGACGGGAAGTCGGTATCGCAGGCGGCCACTATTCTCGATCCTGATTATGTGATCGGGGTGTGGGCCTCTGCTAGCCGACAAATGATCAAAACCCTTTATGCCGCGGGTGATGTTGGCTATGATGGTGGCTGGGTGCAGGTCTCGCGCCTGGGTATGCCGCTCACCAACGAAGCGGTCATTCCGGTGGGCATGAAAGACAAATGGAATTCGGTGACGCCTTATAACGGTAATGATCTTCAGTTTGCCAAATACTTCACCAATCCCGAACTAGCCCTGTACATGGATGATTCCCAGTTTGGTGGAGCCGTTCCTTCATTGAAGGCTTTGCGGATACAATCGAAATCGCTGGGTTCGTTTGACTTCCGCAATGGCAAGCCGGGTCTGTTTGGCCTGAAAGGTAATGCCGCTCTGGATGGTACAGCGCTGGCCGAAGCTGCTTTTGGGAGTGTTCTGCTTCCCGATGCAGCCAGCCCTCGTGCGGTTGACTTATTGCCGATTTTCTATACCGGCGTTCCGAACCTGAAACCCTACCAACTGGCAACGGGTAAGGGCGGTAATCCACTGGCAGCTGGTAAGCCGTTCATTCACAATTTCCTGCCTACGTTGGGCGATATGCTTCGGTTGAACATGGCCGTTCCGGCTACTCCCCGTAACGATCCGAATTTTAGCTCGCTCGGTCTGGTATGGGCTGCGGTCATTGGATTAACGGTTCCGGACTTCATGAATACAAACCTCCAGTTTATTCCGAACATGGATGGTTTCCCGAACGGTCGTCGGCTGGAAGATGACGTGACCACCATTGAATTACAGGCTGTTAGTGGAGTTGTTTTAGCTGCCGTTGGGCTGTGGTATGACGACTTTACGCCGGGTCCAGGCGCAAACCCTGTTACGCCGAATCTGGCGAAAGTACTAGGCTTTAGCGCAGGAGTAACGAAAAATGATACGACGCTCAAGGCTTCATTCCCCTACGTGCAAACTCCGTGGAGAGGTCTTGACTATACGAAAAAGAACCGTTTCTAA
- a CDS encoding DUF4331 family protein, giving the protein MAVLTYLPYNQVIASSHREAPLISNDPLADNTDVYAFKSPTDAEKIVLIANYIPFEDPSGGPNWYTFGQNIRYEIHVKNNAATAGDDITYRFTFTVVNEDPTTFFNIRLGKQNQKATYTCERSIDGGRTFTAIVTNGVVPPANIGPRSIEDKTVGLGAANYNALATKAITTATSGERIFCGPIDDPFFVDLGGAFDVGNFRPKGRDGLSRFNCHTIAIEVPVSTLQKSGKAVAQAATILDPDYVIGVWASSSRQMIKTLYAAGDVGYDGGWVQVSRLGMPLTNEAVIPVGMKDKWNSMTPYNGNDLQFAKYFTNPELALYMDDSQFGSAVPGLSALRIQSKSLGSFDFRNGKPGLFGLKGNAALNGTALSEAAFGSVLLPDAASPRAVDLLPIFYTGVPNLAPYQLATGKGGNPLAVGKPFIHNFLPTLGDMLRLNMAVPATPRNDAKFSSLGLVQAAVLGLTDPMYANTNLQFIPNMDGFPNGRRLEDDVTTIELQAVGGVVLAAVGLWYDDFTPGPGANPVTPSLVKVLSFNAGVTKNDTTLKGAFPFVQDPWRGFLGNPYIGPDADVTKPLAATVLSYNCNTGDITFGRIGGDPNRVVEYQAAGVVNGTWSTNVTRQIEAELRKDANSNRFLWIWARYVGDQSSLVNFMYDFRTPCGQARQGAAEFTEPMAVRIMGNPTIGDEVTVEVSGASGPVQLYLSNSRGQRIGQQTISIPGAVELRTVRLGEQPGAYFLQAVTPTERQTVKIIRN; this is encoded by the coding sequence ATGGCAGTATTGACGTATCTGCCCTATAATCAGGTTATTGCTTCGTCGCACCGGGAGGCCCCGCTCATCTCGAATGATCCACTCGCTGACAATACGGACGTTTACGCGTTTAAAAGCCCAACCGATGCGGAAAAGATCGTTCTGATTGCCAACTACATTCCGTTTGAAGATCCATCAGGCGGGCCAAACTGGTATACGTTCGGGCAGAATATCCGGTACGAAATCCACGTTAAAAACAATGCCGCTACGGCCGGAGACGACATTACCTACCGATTTACATTTACGGTTGTTAATGAAGACCCGACTACGTTCTTCAATATTCGGTTAGGGAAGCAAAATCAGAAAGCAACCTACACCTGTGAACGCAGTATTGATGGAGGCAGAACCTTTACGGCCATCGTTACCAACGGTGTAGTGCCACCGGCTAACATCGGCCCGCGCTCGATTGAAGACAAAACGGTTGGATTGGGTGCTGCTAACTATAACGCTCTGGCAACGAAGGCCATTACGACCGCAACATCGGGTGAGCGAATTTTCTGCGGACCAATCGACGATCCGTTCTTTGTCGATCTGGGTGGCGCGTTTGACGTAGGTAACTTCAGACCGAAGGGGCGCGATGGTTTGTCACGCTTTAACTGCCATACCATTGCCATTGAAGTGCCCGTATCGACTCTACAGAAAAGCGGCAAAGCAGTAGCTCAGGCGGCCACTATTCTTGATCCTGATTATGTGATCGGGGTGTGGGCCTCTTCGAGTCGGCAAATGATCAAAACCCTTTATGCTGCGGGCGATGTTGGCTACGACGGCGGTTGGGTGCAGGTTTCGCGTTTGGGTATGCCATTGACCAATGAAGCGGTCATTCCGGTGGGCATGAAAGACAAATGGAATTCGATGACCCCTTATAACGGCAATGACCTTCAGTTTGCCAAATACTTCACCAATCCCGAACTGGCTCTGTACATGGATGACTCCCAGTTTGGTAGTGCCGTTCCCGGATTATCTGCCCTTCGAATACAGTCGAAATCGCTGGGTTCGTTTGACTTCCGCAATGGCAAGCCGGGTCTGTTTGGCCTGAAAGGTAATGCCGCTCTAAATGGAACCGCGCTGTCCGAAGCTGCTTTTGGAAGTGTTCTGTTGCCTGATGCAGCCAGCCCCCGTGCGGTTGACTTATTGCCGATCTTTTACACCGGTGTGCCCAACCTGGCTCCCTATCAACTGGCTACCGGCAAAGGTGGCAATCCACTGGCAGTCGGTAAGCCATTCATTCACAATTTCCTGCCTACGTTGGGCGATATGCTTCGGTTGAACATGGCCGTTCCGGCCACTCCGCGCAACGATGCCAAGTTCAGTTCACTGGGACTGGTTCAGGCGGCTGTTTTAGGCTTAACCGATCCAATGTATGCGAATACAAACCTCCAGTTTATTCCAAACATGGATGGTTTTCCGAACGGTCGTCGGCTGGAAGATGACGTGACCACCATTGAATTACAAGCCGTTGGTGGAGTTGTTTTAGCTGCCGTTGGGTTGTGGTATGACGACTTTACGCCGGGTCCGGGCGCAAATCCTGTTACGCCGAGTCTGGTAAAAGTGCTGAGCTTTAACGCGGGCGTTACAAAGAACGATACCACACTGAAAGGAGCTTTTCCATTCGTGCAGGACCCCTGGCGCGGTTTTCTGGGTAATCCCTACATCGGTCCGGATGCCGACGTGACCAAACCATTGGCCGCAACCGTGCTGAGCTACAACTGCAATACAGGTGATATTACCTTTGGGCGCATTGGGGGCGATCCGAATCGTGTTGTCGAATACCAGGCTGCGGGTGTCGTCAATGGCACCTGGAGTACGAATGTAACCCGCCAGATTGAGGCTGAATTGCGGAAAGATGCGAACAGCAACCGATTCCTCTGGATCTGGGCGCGCTACGTAGGTGATCAGTCTTCGCTGGTAAACTTCATGTATGACTTCCGTACCCCCTGTGGCCAGGCCCGTCAGGGAGCTGCCGAGTTCACCGAACCAATGGCTGTTCGGATCATGGGTAACCCGACCATTGGCGATGAAGTGACGGTAGAAGTGAGTGGCGCATCGGGTCCGGTGCAACTCTATCTCAGCAACAGCCGGGGGCAACGGATTGGTCAACAAACGATCAGTATACCCGGTGCAGTTGAACTCCGGACCGTACGATTGGGCGAGCAACCGGGCGCTTACTTCCTACAGGCAGTGACACCGACGGAGCGCCAGACTGTTAAGATAATTCGTAATTAA
- a CDS encoding tetratricopeptide repeat protein gives MRFNTTINKRILSACTLIFAGLLIVGSFSCTNSPKETTAATTAGPNMEIPALFDRRGELASAVEWQKTKEKVAELKEKIKKEPGDVKPRLQIAVIYLSEARITGEHPYYYPAILTILDGVLAMDPKNFEATTFKSSVKMSQHQFAEARELAEKARQINPNNAYVYGVLVDANVELGNYEEAVAMSDKMQALKPSLEAYSRASYLREIYGNYPGSIAAMKLAVQAGLPGSEPQCWSKNILGHLYETTGQLAEAENQYAGILILRPSYAFAMAGQARVRKARKEYDKALALLDKAAAIMPEFSFHEEMAEIYALQGDKEKAQKKFAEVAKMLDEDARSGHAVDLELCKLYTKSGQFDLAKTYGLKEYQKRPKNIDVNHALAWVYFNQKDLPKAQQHIEVALRTGSKDPELLRQAGSIELAMGHTDQGNKLIAAARKTNPKFAL, from the coding sequence ATGCGTTTCAATACAACAATCAACAAGCGAATCCTGTCGGCATGTACGTTGATCTTCGCTGGCTTACTGATCGTCGGATCGTTCAGTTGCACAAACAGCCCCAAAGAAACTACAGCCGCAACTACGGCGGGGCCGAACATGGAAATTCCGGCTCTGTTCGACCGTCGGGGGGAGTTGGCGTCGGCGGTAGAATGGCAGAAGACCAAAGAGAAAGTTGCTGAACTGAAAGAGAAAATTAAAAAAGAACCGGGCGATGTGAAACCTCGTTTACAGATTGCGGTAATTTACCTGTCGGAAGCGCGGATTACAGGCGAGCATCCCTATTATTATCCGGCTATTCTGACCATTCTGGATGGCGTTCTGGCAATGGACCCCAAGAACTTTGAAGCTACGACGTTTAAGTCATCCGTAAAAATGTCTCAGCATCAGTTTGCTGAAGCCCGGGAATTAGCCGAAAAAGCCCGGCAAATTAACCCGAACAATGCCTATGTGTACGGCGTGTTGGTCGATGCCAACGTCGAACTGGGAAATTACGAAGAAGCTGTAGCAATGTCGGATAAGATGCAGGCCCTGAAACCGTCGCTCGAAGCCTACTCGCGCGCTTCCTACCTGCGTGAAATCTATGGAAACTATCCCGGCTCAATTGCCGCTATGAAATTGGCCGTGCAGGCTGGTTTACCCGGATCAGAACCGCAGTGCTGGAGTAAGAATATTCTGGGTCATTTATACGAAACAACCGGCCAGCTCGCGGAAGCCGAAAACCAATATGCTGGTATTCTGATTCTGCGCCCTAGTTATGCGTTTGCGATGGCTGGACAGGCACGGGTCCGCAAAGCGCGCAAAGAATACGACAAAGCGCTGGCTCTCCTCGATAAAGCGGCTGCCATCATGCCTGAGTTCTCCTTCCATGAAGAAATGGCCGAAATCTACGCGTTGCAGGGTGATAAAGAGAAAGCGCAGAAGAAATTTGCCGAAGTGGCTAAAATGCTGGACGAAGATGCCCGTTCGGGTCATGCCGTTGATCTGGAATTATGCAAACTCTACACAAAGTCGGGTCAGTTCGATCTGGCAAAAACGTATGGATTGAAAGAATACCAGAAACGTCCGAAAAATATTGACGTCAATCATGCGCTGGCATGGGTTTATTTCAACCAGAAAGACCTGCCAAAAGCACAGCAACACATAGAAGTGGCCTTGCGTACGGGTAGCAAAGACCCGGAACTGTTGCGACAGGCCGGATCGATCGAACTGGCAATGGGCCATACCGATCAGGGGAATAAATTGATTGCGGCTGCCCGCAAAACAAACCCTAAATTTGCCCTCTAA